A single genomic interval of Hyphomicrobium methylovorum harbors:
- a CDS encoding P22 phage major capsid protein family protein, producing the protein MAASSNTLITPSVIAKEALMQLENNLVMGQLVHRDFAKEFTKVGDTVSIRKPVKFRSSDGATRVSSDVLEGTVPLVVDKQKHVSWDFSSKDLTLTVEDYSERYIKPAMIELSQQVESSLMGLYNQVPMWTGTAGTVPSTFLELGAARQKLVEHAAPQDTLNAVLNPAASLKVANDLKALFTQQKTQTALERVRVGKYAGFETYESASIVNHTVGAFAGTPLVQGASQNANATPQANSMTLNTDGWSNSVTGVLKAGDVITITGVNDINPKTYQDLGYKKQFVVLANVNSGASTGPAALTISPAIVTSGPYQNVTAGPADDAPIQVVTGTASTSYAQNLCFHKNAFALVMADLDLPDGAAFKARQSANNLSARVIKQYDIDLDRDIIRLDILYGVKCIYPELAVRLTG; encoded by the coding sequence ATGGCCGCTTCTTCCAACACCCTGATTACCCCGAGCGTCATCGCCAAAGAGGCGTTGATGCAGCTCGAGAACAACCTCGTGATGGGCCAGCTCGTCCATCGCGACTTCGCCAAGGAATTCACCAAGGTCGGTGACACCGTTTCTATCCGCAAGCCGGTGAAATTCCGGTCCTCGGACGGTGCGACGCGCGTCTCATCCGACGTGCTCGAGGGCACCGTGCCGTTGGTCGTCGACAAGCAGAAGCATGTCTCTTGGGATTTCTCGTCCAAGGACTTGACCCTGACGGTTGAGGACTACTCGGAACGCTATATCAAGCCCGCGATGATCGAACTCTCTCAGCAGGTCGAAAGCTCGCTGATGGGGCTCTACAATCAGGTCCCGATGTGGACCGGTACCGCTGGCACTGTTCCGTCGACGTTCCTTGAACTGGGCGCCGCTCGTCAGAAACTCGTCGAGCACGCCGCTCCGCAGGACACGTTGAATGCGGTTCTCAATCCCGCTGCGTCTTTGAAAGTCGCCAACGACCTCAAGGCGCTGTTCACCCAGCAGAAGACGCAGACGGCATTGGAGCGTGTTCGCGTTGGCAAGTATGCCGGGTTCGAGACCTACGAAAGCGCTTCGATCGTCAACCACACGGTCGGCGCGTTCGCCGGAACCCCTCTGGTTCAGGGCGCGTCGCAGAACGCGAACGCGACACCGCAGGCCAACTCAATGACGCTGAACACCGACGGCTGGTCCAACAGCGTCACGGGTGTTCTCAAGGCTGGCGATGTCATCACCATCACGGGTGTCAACGACATCAACCCCAAGACCTATCAGGACTTGGGATATAAAAAGCAGTTCGTCGTTCTTGCGAACGTGAACTCGGGTGCGTCGACCGGTCCGGCGGCTCTGACGATCTCGCCGGCCATCGTTACCTCTGGTCCTTACCAGAACGTCACGGCTGGCCCGGCAGACGATGCGCCGATCCAGGTGGTCACCGGCACGGCGTCAACGTCGTATGCGCAGAACCTCTGCTTCCACAAGAACGCGTTTGCTCTTGTCATGGCCGATCTCGATCTGCCGGATGGCGCTGCGTTCAAGGCACGGCAGTCTGCCAACAACCTCTCAGCTCGTGTCATCAAGCAGTACGACATCGACCTCGATCGAGACATCATCCGTCTCGATATCCTCTACGGGGTGAAGTGCATCTATCCCGAATTGGCTGTGAGGCTCACGGGCTGA
- a CDS encoding portal protein, which yields MIYDNAMPAAQPPQVTGNRPATETAKQPTEDLVGTVRKRLERAYTHDRGNREEGAADMRFLAGDQWPEYAKQARVNRPMLTVNKLPQFLHQVTNDIRQNAPVIKATPVDGNTDPQLAKTYDGIISDIQYRSSAKHVYATAAYHAAACGIGHWRITTQYIEDDGFDQEVAIELIPYPFSVYWDPASVKPDRSDAMWCIVVEMIPKDTFEEKYPDAQPISVDAIRSFNSANGMSSSIFWAQNDHVLIAEYWCKKPQKKTIAAFESGATADITGLDMIRLYQMQMQFGPIVQKREANGYRIEQSLVSGSEVLSGPNKWPGNHIPIIAVIGTEIPLETTTIRHGLLRNARDPQQLYNFYRSAAAEHIALSPKSPYLVTDTMIAKHKSDWDSLNTKNRTYLRYTPDPTAPGMKPDRINAPEPPQALWQEGEMATDDIKATTGIYDASLGARSNETSGVAIRRRENQGDTANFHYQDNLQRSIEQCGRVLIDLIPKIYDNERTARMLAEDGSEQFIPINKTLYDNEGQPVIVNDLNQGRFDVRVTIGPSYASKRLEAADAIVELMKALPPELAPLLADIAVRNMDIPDAQEAAKRLKAMLPQQATQDPNAPPPPPDPAQQMAEQMQQQAAQLQIAGEQAKVEETQAKTELTKVQIKGEYLENLIKQSQLHSAPMDHAERLNGLDAAHLDNALKAKQLMTPEPSQSEASKTSQ from the coding sequence TTGATCTACGATAACGCGATGCCAGCGGCGCAACCGCCGCAAGTGACCGGCAATCGACCGGCAACTGAAACGGCAAAGCAACCCACCGAAGACCTCGTTGGGACCGTGCGCAAGCGGTTGGAGCGCGCCTATACGCACGACAGGGGCAACCGTGAAGAGGGCGCCGCAGATATGCGCTTTCTCGCCGGTGATCAATGGCCGGAATATGCCAAGCAGGCCCGCGTCAACCGGCCGATGCTGACGGTCAACAAGCTCCCGCAGTTCCTACACCAGGTCACCAATGACATTCGCCAGAATGCACCGGTGATCAAAGCGACGCCCGTTGATGGCAACACCGATCCGCAGCTGGCGAAGACCTATGACGGTATCATCTCCGATATTCAGTACCGGTCGAGCGCCAAGCACGTCTATGCGACGGCGGCTTACCACGCAGCCGCCTGCGGTATCGGCCACTGGCGCATCACGACCCAGTACATTGAAGACGACGGGTTCGATCAGGAAGTCGCGATCGAGCTGATCCCATATCCGTTCTCGGTCTATTGGGACCCTGCTTCCGTCAAGCCCGATCGCTCAGATGCTATGTGGTGCATCGTCGTCGAGATGATACCGAAGGATACCTTCGAGGAAAAATATCCTGATGCGCAGCCGATCAGTGTCGACGCGATCCGCTCTTTCAACAGCGCGAATGGCATGTCCAGCAGCATCTTTTGGGCGCAGAACGACCATGTGCTGATTGCGGAATACTGGTGCAAGAAGCCACAGAAGAAGACGATCGCGGCATTCGAAAGCGGGGCGACCGCCGACATCACCGGGCTTGACATGATCAGGCTCTACCAGATGCAGATGCAGTTCGGTCCGATCGTGCAGAAGCGGGAGGCCAACGGCTATCGCATCGAGCAAAGCCTCGTGTCCGGATCGGAGGTGCTGTCCGGCCCGAACAAATGGCCTGGCAATCACATTCCGATCATTGCCGTCATCGGAACAGAGATCCCGCTAGAAACGACGACGATCCGCCACGGGCTTCTCCGCAATGCGCGCGACCCACAACAGCTGTACAACTTCTATCGCTCGGCTGCGGCGGAACACATCGCGCTCAGCCCGAAGAGCCCGTACCTCGTCACCGACACGATGATCGCGAAGCACAAGTCGGACTGGGATTCGCTCAACACCAAGAACCGCACCTATCTCCGCTATACGCCAGACCCGACGGCGCCGGGCATGAAGCCGGATCGTATCAACGCCCCCGAACCGCCGCAGGCCCTTTGGCAAGAGGGCGAGATGGCGACGGATGATATCAAGGCGACGACCGGCATCTATGATGCGAGCCTTGGCGCACGCAGCAATGAAACCTCCGGCGTCGCCATTCGGCGCCGTGAGAACCAGGGCGACACGGCAAACTTCCACTACCAGGACAACCTGCAACGCTCGATCGAACAGTGCGGTCGCGTCCTGATTGATCTCATTCCGAAGATTTACGACAACGAGCGCACGGCTCGGATGTTGGCAGAGGACGGATCAGAACAGTTTATCCCGATCAACAAGACGCTCTATGACAACGAGGGCCAGCCCGTCATCGTCAACGACCTGAACCAAGGACGGTTCGACGTGCGGGTGACGATCGGCCCGAGTTACGCATCGAAGCGCCTTGAAGCCGCCGACGCCATTGTTGAGTTGATGAAAGCCTTGCCGCCCGAACTCGCGCCGCTGCTGGCCGATATCGCCGTTCGCAACATGGATATCCCAGACGCACAGGAAGCGGCCAAACGGCTCAAGGCGATGCTGCCCCAGCAGGCAACGCAAGATCCGAACGCACCGCCACCGCCACCGGATCCGGCGCAGCAGATGGCCGAGCAAATGCAGCAGCAGGCGGCGCAGCTTCAGATCGCAGGTGAACAGGCCAAGGTTGAAGAAACACAGGCCAAGACCGAACTGACGAAGGTTCAGATCAAGGGCGAGTACCTCGAAAACCTGATCAAACAGTCACAACTGCATAGTGCGCCGATGGATCACGCCGAACGGCTCAACGGTCTCGACGCGGCGCATCTCGATAACGCTCTGAAAGCGAAGCAACTCATGACGCCAGAGCCAAGCCAATCCGAGGCGTCAAAAACCTCGCAGTAA
- a CDS encoding transcription termination/antitermination NusG family protein, which produces MIWYALMTTPQKEFAAEMVLRRRGHDVFVPVETKIRRSRSRERKRIAVTYPMMRSYVFVGFEGEPPWYDLARLAVIQGVVGFDGKPAPISEAAIAKLKSLTGQSIPHGRSVNTHKALRPGDMAEITHGAFFGRIVKVVGLRGRKATIMMELFGGATEVATILLESLEAA; this is translated from the coding sequence TTGATCTGGTACGCGCTTATGACGACCCCTCAGAAAGAATTCGCGGCAGAGATGGTTCTGCGGCGGCGAGGACATGACGTGTTCGTGCCGGTCGAGACAAAGATCCGCCGCTCCCGAAGCCGCGAGCGCAAGCGCATTGCGGTTACCTACCCGATGATGCGGTCATACGTGTTTGTCGGGTTCGAAGGCGAGCCGCCCTGGTACGATCTCGCACGCCTTGCCGTGATCCAAGGCGTCGTGGGGTTTGACGGCAAGCCTGCACCGATCTCGGAAGCAGCGATTGCGAAACTGAAATCGCTTACTGGACAATCCATCCCGCACGGGCGCTCAGTGAACACGCACAAGGCTTTACGCCCCGGTGACATGGCTGAGATCACGCACGGCGCGTTTTTCGGCAGGATCGTGAAGGTGGTCGGGTTGCGCGGACGCAAGGCTACGATCATGATGGAGTTGTTCGGAGGAGCGACAGAGGTCGCCACCATTCTGCTGGAGAGCCTGGAGGCGGCGTGA
- a CDS encoding helix-turn-helix domain-containing protein, whose translation MDNIVEGNGDFKAIGRLPISATAKYVGTIMCATGARSVADVCAITGLPKSTVYRAHNEFIEHGFDLIPTSLTVLTGEKTENSTILTIPASENPTIPTDEKITGKTVSPFSPVRISEPEPSCARDITTRATKELPSEVSYLNNNIPPTPQKQKPKPEFGRTQALEAFHAYNDTALVCAIPQASRMTPDRERKIIARLKEFGLDGWHRALANIKTSPFLKGEGGDGKWRASLDFLLQASSFAKVHDGAYSSDAARKSTAPQSPPRIRCDDDWKERIALEMIEQGLTNVIN comes from the coding sequence ATGGATAATATCGTCGAGGGCAATGGCGATTTCAAGGCCATTGGTCGATTGCCGATTTCCGCCACGGCGAAGTACGTGGGCACAATCATGTGCGCAACCGGTGCGCGTTCAGTTGCCGACGTTTGCGCAATTACAGGATTGCCGAAGTCAACCGTTTATCGTGCGCACAATGAGTTCATCGAGCACGGGTTTGACCTCATTCCCACGAGTCTCACCGTTCTCACTGGTGAGAAAACTGAGAACTCTACCATTCTCACAATTCCCGCCAGTGAGAATCCCACAATTCCCACTGATGAGAAAATAACGGGAAAAACCGTCTCACCATTCTCACCAGTGAGAATTTCAGAGCCGGAGCCTTCGTGCGCCCGAGATATAACTACACGCGCGACTAAAGAACTTCCTTCGGAAGTAAGTTATTTAAATAATAATATCCCCCCTACCCCCCAGAAGCAAAAACCCAAACCCGAATTCGGTCGAACGCAAGCGCTGGAAGCCTTCCACGCCTACAACGACACGGCGCTCGTGTGCGCCATCCCGCAAGCGTCGCGAATGACGCCAGACCGCGAGCGAAAAATCATCGCTCGGCTGAAGGAATTCGGCTTAGACGGCTGGCACCGGGCACTCGCAAACATCAAAACCTCGCCGTTCCTCAAGGGCGAGGGGGGCGACGGAAAATGGCGCGCCAGCTTGGATTTCCTCTTGCAGGCTTCGTCGTTCGCAAAGGTCCACGACGGTGCCTACAGCAGCGACGCGGCCCGTAAATCAACCGCACCGCAGAGCCCGCCGCGCATCCGCTGCGACGATGATTGGAAGGAGCGCATCGCGCTCGAAATGATCGAGCAGGGGCTGACCAATGTCATCAATTGA
- a CDS encoding helix-turn-helix domain-containing protein: MKTFAKRLKQARKEAGYRSAESFAAAASLEPHTYRKYERAQSEPNFETLMRMCELLKVPTSFLLPLESEKKARSGVAAAA; encoded by the coding sequence ATGAAGACCTTCGCCAAGCGACTGAAGCAGGCGCGGAAGGAAGCGGGATACCGTTCCGCTGAATCGTTCGCTGCTGCAGCAAGCCTCGAACCACACACATACCGAAAATATGAACGTGCCCAGAGCGAACCGAACTTCGAAACGCTGATGCGGATGTGTGAGCTTTTGAAGGTACCTACGAGCTTCTTGCTCCCGCTCGAATCCGAAAAAAAAGCGCGGAGCGGAGTTGCAGCGGCCGCCTGA
- a CDS encoding ERF family protein, which yields MITLDADIEVKKEGKTVAKYKGVTSAQVVTFAKSALLANGIVFYPVMKRDGVQVTGNKTAVYIDGHFVSVDDDTDRIVTGAWGAGTDFNDKDYSKAFTNAVKNCLAKMLGMSTLEDDSAEATPHEPEHKPRAVKNAEALTDVAIKSWADAFKVALDGCRSLKQLKQVRADNAPMMNNAGVPQITKDYFLDKIAALEGVLE from the coding sequence GTGATCACGCTCGATGCTGATATCGAGGTGAAGAAGGAGGGAAAGACCGTCGCCAAGTACAAAGGCGTCACCTCTGCTCAAGTTGTCACTTTCGCAAAAAGCGCTCTACTCGCCAACGGCATTGTTTTCTACCCCGTCATGAAGCGCGACGGCGTACAGGTCACCGGCAATAAAACTGCCGTCTATATCGATGGTCACTTTGTATCGGTCGATGACGATACCGACCGCATCGTAACCGGCGCATGGGGTGCGGGTACCGATTTCAACGACAAGGATTACTCGAAGGCGTTTACGAACGCCGTCAAGAATTGCCTGGCCAAGATGCTCGGCATGTCAACGCTTGAGGACGATAGCGCCGAAGCGACGCCGCATGAGCCCGAGCACAAACCGCGTGCGGTCAAGAATGCTGAAGCCCTGACAGACGTCGCCATTAAGTCGTGGGCGGACGCTTTCAAGGTTGCTCTCGACGGTTGCCGGAGCCTCAAACAACTGAAGCAAGTGAGGGCCGACAACGCTCCGATGATGAACAACGCGGGCGTTCCTCAAATCACGAAGGATTACTTCCTCGACAAGATTGCAGCTCTGGAGGGTGTTCTCGAATGA
- a CDS encoding DUF7681 family protein: MTDHQPMPVKGYQPQSDDNVALANEGKLLEEQYLRWLDKLDALPTAATTQDGREAKGIDKRMVALARTNIQQGAMWAIRSIFQPKRITD; the protein is encoded by the coding sequence ATGACCGACCACCAGCCGATGCCCGTGAAGGGCTACCAGCCGCAATCCGACGACAATGTTGCTCTGGCCAACGAAGGCAAGCTGCTCGAAGAACAATATCTGCGCTGGCTCGACAAACTCGATGCGCTCCCGACCGCCGCGACAACGCAGGACGGCCGCGAAGCAAAGGGCATCGACAAGCGGATGGTTGCGCTCGCGCGCACGAACATCCAGCAGGGCGCGATGTGGGCTATTCGCTCAATCTTTCAACCGAAGCGGATCACCGACTAG
- a CDS encoding zinc-finger-containing protein, whose product MLIWCCTCARDVEARLTSGAEVYPHRSDLADVPRWKCDGCGNHVGTHHKTKNPTKPLGNIPSNEIKYARIKIHELIDPLWKSGLLRRGKVYAKMSDALGYPYHTGEIKTIDEARDVYRAAQGVIRTAIATREGE is encoded by the coding sequence ATGCTGATCTGGTGCTGCACTTGCGCTCGCGATGTCGAGGCACGACTGACGAGCGGCGCGGAAGTCTATCCGCATCGGTCAGATCTTGCTGACGTTCCGCGTTGGAAATGCGACGGCTGCGGCAATCACGTTGGCACACATCACAAGACCAAAAACCCAACAAAGCCGCTCGGCAACATCCCGTCCAACGAGATCAAATACGCGCGCATCAAAATCCACGAACTGATCGACCCGCTTTGGAAGTCTGGCCTCCTACGCCGCGGAAAGGTCTACGCGAAGATGAGCGATGCGCTTGGTTACCCCTACCACACTGGGGAGATCAAAACGATTGACGAAGCAAGAGATGTTTACCGCGCTGCTCAAGGGGTAATTCGAACAGCTATCGCAACTCGGGAGGGAGAGTAG
- a CDS encoding tyrosine-type recombinase/integrase, whose protein sequence is MPRRAKGPRLFLRPARHQRQATWVIVDRGQETSTGCSEGDSEGAESALARYITQKYEPPRTNGRLSKTAIPDVINLYLTEHAPSTSDKGVWIGYMAVSVLDWWGEKVLSDVNKTSCADYVKWRVKQNVTDQTARHELKTLRAAINYYHASSYGPLDAVPVVTLPAKSPQKVDYWLTRKQVADRLRAARRIPRCQHVVRLILIGVYSGTRPGATMALRWIPSTTGGWIDLDSETLHRRAIGKKQTKKLQPPVRIHRRLLPHLRRWREADMAKGITNVVHYFGGEVADVHKSWAKVATGAGHKPDGPHITRHTCATWLMQSGVDLNEAASYLGMSPETLWNTYGHHSPAMMGNAARAEGRRIPTSTVAFPGRKPGR, encoded by the coding sequence ATGCCAAGACGCGCCAAAGGCCCAAGACTGTTTCTCAGACCCGCCCGCCATCAAAGACAGGCAACCTGGGTCATTGTCGACCGAGGACAAGAAACTAGCACTGGATGCAGCGAGGGAGACAGCGAGGGCGCTGAAAGCGCGCTTGCCCGTTACATCACACAGAAGTACGAGCCGCCGCGCACCAACGGACGCCTGAGCAAAACCGCCATCCCCGACGTCATCAACCTCTATCTCACCGAGCACGCCCCGAGCACATCCGATAAAGGCGTGTGGATTGGCTACATGGCCGTCTCAGTTCTCGACTGGTGGGGAGAAAAGGTTCTCTCGGATGTCAACAAAACGTCCTGCGCGGACTATGTTAAATGGCGGGTCAAACAGAATGTGACCGACCAGACCGCGCGCCACGAGCTCAAGACGCTGCGTGCCGCGATCAACTATTATCACGCCAGTTCCTACGGGCCTCTCGACGCCGTTCCCGTCGTCACCCTGCCGGCCAAATCCCCGCAGAAAGTCGATTATTGGCTCACCCGTAAACAAGTAGCCGACCGTCTACGTGCGGCCCGGCGAATCCCGCGCTGCCAGCACGTCGTTCGTCTGATTCTTATCGGCGTCTATTCTGGAACACGCCCGGGGGCCACAATGGCGCTCAGGTGGATTCCGTCGACAACGGGTGGCTGGATAGACCTCGACAGCGAAACGCTGCACCGACGTGCGATCGGAAAAAAACAGACAAAAAAACTTCAGCCGCCGGTTCGGATTCATCGCCGATTGCTGCCCCATCTCCGCCGCTGGCGCGAAGCCGACATGGCGAAAGGCATTACGAATGTGGTGCATTATTTCGGAGGGGAAGTGGCTGACGTCCACAAGTCGTGGGCAAAGGTCGCCACGGGCGCTGGCCATAAGCCGGACGGGCCGCACATCACACGTCACACCTGCGCGACGTGGCTGATGCAGTCAGGCGTCGATCTCAACGAAGCGGCGAGCTATCTCGGGATGAGTCCGGAGACCTTGTGGAACACATACGGTCACCATTCGCCAGCCATGATGGGCAACGCCGCACGCGCGGAAGGGCGCCGAATTCCAACGAGCACCGTTGCCTTTCCCGGGCGGAAACCCGGGCGGTGA
- a CDS encoding response regulator transcription factor — translation MSFPTDLREPSVQVILVDGRGMVTDVQQQGPEPGYGKSAASSGDYQAGQSYFDHCDDEHRTDVQALLKRKRSLLSFVISKRTGREKNWFVVVGVPAGGDAGAGALLMHIDITPWIQERGGFNDGDSAPGWDMPVTLNPMLVQDTIAKALAKQFAQSIPEPKRGSIGFAAKSTPVAHADVDSLSPRQREVLLLVAAGKSNQEIAEDLDCSLNTVKRHVTAVLQKLRLPNRTRAAALVNQLNLLPADNRRSRR, via the coding sequence ATGTCTTTTCCAACCGACCTTCGCGAACCGTCGGTCCAGGTGATCCTGGTCGATGGACGCGGGATGGTTACAGACGTGCAGCAGCAGGGTCCGGAGCCGGGCTATGGCAAGTCTGCTGCGTCGAGCGGCGACTATCAGGCTGGACAATCCTATTTCGATCATTGCGACGATGAACATCGCACCGATGTGCAAGCGCTGCTGAAGCGGAAGAGAAGCCTTCTCTCGTTCGTCATTTCGAAGCGCACGGGCCGCGAAAAGAACTGGTTCGTCGTGGTCGGCGTTCCGGCTGGCGGTGACGCGGGCGCTGGCGCGCTGCTGATGCATATCGATATCACACCCTGGATTCAGGAGCGTGGTGGTTTCAACGATGGAGATAGCGCGCCGGGCTGGGACATGCCGGTGACGCTGAACCCGATGCTCGTTCAAGACACGATCGCCAAAGCGTTGGCAAAACAGTTCGCACAATCGATCCCGGAGCCGAAGCGCGGATCTATAGGCTTTGCCGCGAAGTCCACGCCGGTCGCGCATGCGGACGTTGACAGTCTCAGTCCGCGCCAACGCGAGGTGCTTCTTCTCGTTGCCGCAGGCAAAAGCAATCAAGAGATTGCGGAAGACCTCGACTGCTCGCTGAATACCGTAAAACGCCATGTTACTGCGGTGTTGCAGAAACTTCGTCTGCCGAACAGGACGCGCGCGGCAGCGTTGGTCAATCAGTTGAATTTGCTTCCAGCCGACAATCGGCGGTCGCGCCGCTAG
- a CDS encoding PilZ domain-containing protein: MKSLRITGQFLRRNDERLPLQSAAILECRGVSRRIAIVDFSSTGLRADHVTGLAAGDAVTIALTPELAVEGTIVWLVWHKAGIRFSRPLANSDPVHAHLAAEAAKLVLARSRAVTALAQRDASRAQAESCSDPNGPRA, encoded by the coding sequence ATGAAGAGTTTGCGCATCACGGGGCAGTTCCTTCGTAGAAATGACGAACGGCTTCCGCTTCAATCCGCTGCCATCTTGGAATGCCGGGGCGTGTCCCGCCGCATCGCCATCGTGGATTTTTCGAGCACGGGATTGCGCGCCGATCACGTTACGGGACTGGCTGCGGGAGATGCCGTTACCATTGCTCTGACGCCGGAACTGGCTGTTGAGGGGACCATTGTTTGGCTCGTCTGGCATAAAGCCGGTATTCGCTTTTCGCGCCCTCTGGCGAACTCCGATCCCGTTCACGCTCACCTTGCCGCTGAGGCTGCGAAGCTCGTGCTTGCGCGTTCGCGTGCGGTCACGGCTCTGGCACAGAGGGACGCGAGCCGAGCACAAGCCGAAAGCTGCTCCGATCCGAATGGACCCCGTGCGTAG
- a CDS encoding MBL fold metallo-hydrolase, which produces MAALDFKTDMAFAYGEPSPMGRGILRIVANNPGPFTFKGTNSYLVGSTSLAIIDPGPDDADHRAAILRAAGGRPITHIFSTHAHRDHVDGISKLKAETGAIVAAYPRDSDASRIALADSPSGSIFVDYGFLPDIPLAGGDSVSGEDWTLTAIHTPGHAPDHLCFALADRPMLFSGDHVMAWNTTVVAPPEGRMVDYVTSLEILLDRRDDVFLPGHGGRIYDPQRTVKAYLLHRRWREQSILSALSEGAMTIRRIVPVVYQNLEPKMLPAATLSVQAHVEFLREKGLVACDLPLTPDRELSAI; this is translated from the coding sequence TTGGCCGCACTCGATTTCAAGACCGATATGGCCTTCGCCTATGGCGAACCTTCGCCGATGGGTCGGGGGATCTTGCGGATCGTTGCCAACAATCCTGGCCCGTTCACATTCAAGGGCACAAACAGCTACCTCGTCGGCTCGACGTCACTCGCCATTATCGATCCAGGCCCGGATGATGCTGACCATCGCGCGGCCATTCTGCGAGCCGCTGGCGGCCGACCGATTACGCACATTTTTTCAACGCACGCCCATCGCGATCACGTCGATGGTATCTCCAAACTCAAAGCGGAAACCGGCGCGATTGTCGCCGCCTATCCACGCGATTCTGATGCCAGCAGGATCGCCCTCGCGGATAGTCCATCGGGCAGCATCTTCGTCGACTATGGGTTTCTTCCCGATATTCCGCTGGCTGGCGGCGATAGCGTCTCGGGAGAGGATTGGACCCTGACGGCGATCCATACGCCAGGACATGCACCGGATCATCTCTGCTTTGCGCTTGCGGACCGGCCGATGCTGTTCTCCGGCGATCATGTCATGGCGTGGAATACAACGGTGGTTGCGCCGCCCGAAGGGCGAATGGTCGATTACGTCACGTCGCTCGAAATCTTGCTCGATCGCCGGGACGACGTTTTTCTTCCCGGTCACGGCGGCCGCATCTACGACCCCCAGCGCACTGTGAAAGCGTACCTTTTGCATCGGCGCTGGCGGGAGCAATCCATTCTCTCCGCGCTCTCAGAAGGCGCCATGACTATTCGTCGAATTGTCCCCGTGGTCTACCAGAACCTCGAACCGAAGATGCTCCCGGCTGCGACGCTTTCCGTTCAGGCCCACGTCGAATTCCTGCGCGAGAAGGGTCTGGTCGCCTGCGATCTGCCTTTGACGCCGGACCGCGAGCTTTCGGCGATTTGA
- the pdxH gene encoding pyridoxamine 5'-phosphate oxidase — MTEASGQEPDFTAADDPFALFDVWMAEAEKSESVDPNAMSLATVDGDGLPNVRTVLLKGVDEPDVAERGFHFYTNIESAKGRELLASQKAALLLYWKSLSRQIRIRGAVSLVSHEEADRYFATRHPQSRIGAWASQQSRPLSSREVLEAKVKHYEAKFGEGETPRPPYWCGFRVVPVEIEFWMAGDYRLHNRIVFRRDAPHDSWHKTRLYP; from the coding sequence ATGACTGAAGCGAGCGGGCAGGAACCGGACTTTACGGCTGCGGATGATCCGTTCGCATTATTTGACGTCTGGATGGCTGAGGCTGAAAAATCCGAAAGCGTAGACCCGAACGCCATGTCGCTGGCGACGGTCGATGGGGACGGCCTGCCGAACGTCAGAACCGTTCTGCTGAAAGGTGTCGACGAACCCGATGTCGCCGAGCGCGGCTTTCACTTCTACACGAACATCGAAAGCGCGAAGGGACGCGAGTTGCTTGCGTCGCAAAAGGCAGCTCTGCTCCTCTATTGGAAATCGCTGTCGCGCCAGATCCGGATTCGAGGCGCCGTCTCTCTCGTGTCCCACGAGGAAGCCGACCGGTACTTTGCCACGCGCCATCCCCAAAGCCGCATTGGCGCATGGGCCTCGCAGCAATCGCGCCCGCTATCGTCGCGCGAGGTGCTCGAGGCCAAGGTGAAGCACTACGAAGCGAAGTTCGGAGAGGGTGAGACGCCGCGCCCTCCTTACTGGTGTGGCTTCCGCGTGGTGCCGGTCGAAATCGAATTCTGGATGGCCGGCGACTACCGCCTGCATAACCGGATTGTCTTTCGCCGCGACGCGCCGCACGATTCCTGGCACAAGACACGCCTCTATCCCTGA